The following coding sequences lie in one Lysobacter capsici genomic window:
- the gpmI gene encoding 2,3-bisphosphoglycerate-independent phosphoglycerate mutase, translating into MSANARPKPVVLLILDGWGHRDDPADNALAQASLPNWHALLASQANTLIHTEGRHVGLPDGQMGNSEVGHMNLGAGRIVYQDLTRIDAAIEDGSFYVNEELRAACSAAKASGGTLHVMGLLSPGGVHSHEKHIFAMLELARREGVARVAVHAFLDGRDMPPKSAAPSLQRLQDVCDRLGNAHIASISGRYYAMDRDKRWDRQLRAWNAMVEADSPEHAPTALAGLEAAYARGETDEFVAPTVIDGATAMADGDAVVFMNFRADRARQLSAAFVDPNFDGYAARRPKLSRFVCLTEYDARLPAPVAFGPDDLHNTLGELLAANGLTQLRIAETEKYAHVTFFFSGGREDPYAGESRILVPSPKVATYDLQPEMSCPEVTAKLVEAIHSGTIDVAICNIANPDMVGHTGDLQAAILAAQAVDKAIGAIAAAVQEVGGALLITADHGNLEMMRDPSTGQPHTAHTVGPVPLVYLGPRKATLRSGGALRDVAPTILDLLGLAQPVEMTGTSLLER; encoded by the coding sequence GTGTCAGCGAATGCCCGACCCAAGCCCGTAGTGCTGTTGATCCTCGACGGTTGGGGCCATCGCGACGACCCCGCCGACAACGCCCTGGCCCAGGCCAGCTTGCCGAACTGGCATGCGCTGCTGGCGTCGCAGGCCAATACCCTGATCCACACCGAAGGCCGCCATGTCGGCCTGCCGGACGGGCAGATGGGCAACTCCGAAGTCGGCCACATGAACCTCGGCGCCGGCCGCATCGTCTACCAGGACCTGACCCGGATCGACGCGGCGATCGAGGACGGCAGTTTCTACGTCAACGAAGAATTGCGCGCGGCCTGTTCGGCAGCGAAGGCGTCGGGCGGGACTTTGCACGTCATGGGCCTGCTCTCGCCTGGCGGCGTCCACAGCCATGAGAAGCACATCTTCGCGATGCTCGAACTCGCCCGGCGCGAAGGCGTGGCGCGGGTCGCGGTGCATGCGTTCCTCGACGGCCGCGACATGCCGCCCAAGTCGGCCGCGCCGAGCCTGCAACGCCTTCAGGATGTTTGCGACCGCCTCGGCAACGCGCACATCGCCTCGATCAGCGGCCGCTACTACGCGATGGACCGCGACAAGCGCTGGGATCGCCAGTTGCGCGCCTGGAACGCGATGGTCGAAGCCGACAGCCCCGAGCACGCGCCGACCGCGTTGGCCGGGCTCGAAGCGGCGTATGCGCGCGGCGAAACCGATGAGTTCGTCGCTCCGACCGTGATCGACGGCGCCACCGCGATGGCCGACGGCGACGCGGTGGTGTTCATGAATTTCCGCGCCGATCGCGCGCGCCAGCTGAGCGCGGCCTTCGTCGATCCCAACTTCGACGGCTACGCAGCGCGCCGGCCGAAGCTGTCGCGTTTCGTCTGCCTGACCGAATACGACGCGCGCCTGCCGGCGCCGGTCGCGTTCGGCCCCGACGATCTGCACAACACCCTGGGCGAATTGCTGGCCGCCAACGGCCTGACCCAGCTGCGCATCGCCGAGACCGAGAAATACGCCCACGTCACCTTCTTCTTCAGCGGCGGGCGCGAAGATCCTTACGCAGGCGAAAGCCGCATCCTGGTGCCGAGCCCGAAGGTCGCGACCTACGACCTGCAGCCGGAGATGAGCTGTCCTGAAGTGACCGCCAAGCTGGTCGAGGCGATTCACTCGGGCACGATCGACGTTGCGATCTGCAACATCGCCAACCCCGACATGGTCGGCCACACCGGCGACCTGCAGGCCGCGATCCTCGCCGCGCAGGCGGTCGACAAGGCGATCGGCGCGATCGCCGCCGCGGTGCAGGAGGTCGGCGGCGCGCTGCTGATCACCGCCGATCACGGCAACCTGGAAATGATGCGCGACCCGAGCACCGGCCAGCCGCATACCGCGCACACCGTCGGCCCGGTGCCGCTGGTCTATCTCGGCCCGCGCAAGGCCACCCTGCGCAGCGGCGGCGCCTTGCGCGATGTCGCGCCGACCATTCTCGACCTGCTCGGCCTCGCCCAGCCGGTCGAGATGACCGGCACGAGCCTGCTGGAGCGCTGA